A stretch of the Enterobacter mori genome encodes the following:
- a CDS encoding substrate-binding domain-containing protein, translating into MHTFMRSGLTGLVLLATSAAALAQEVTVMISGGFKAALEKLAPEYEAKSGDRIVLIPGPSMGQTPQAIPNRLARGEKADVVIMVGDALAHLAKDRMVKEGSRVELADSPVGVVVKAGSPVPDIATEATLRQTLLKANAIAYSDSASGRYVQTQLFKKLGIEEQVAGKAHKVERIPVASEVAKGKYSIGLQQVSELLPVPGITFVGKLPDNLQYITRFAGAVTAHADHPSEAKALLDYLASASARETITATGMIPVATPRDSAR; encoded by the coding sequence ATGCACACATTTATGCGTTCAGGACTGACCGGGCTGGTATTGCTGGCAACCAGCGCAGCGGCGCTGGCCCAGGAGGTGACCGTTATGATCTCGGGCGGTTTTAAAGCCGCCCTGGAAAAGCTCGCGCCAGAGTATGAAGCCAAAAGTGGCGACCGCATTGTGCTGATCCCGGGGCCATCCATGGGACAAACGCCCCAGGCCATCCCCAACCGCCTGGCGCGCGGAGAAAAAGCGGACGTGGTGATTATGGTCGGGGATGCGCTGGCGCATCTGGCGAAGGACAGGATGGTCAAAGAGGGCTCGCGCGTTGAGCTGGCGGATTCGCCCGTCGGCGTGGTGGTGAAAGCAGGCTCGCCGGTGCCGGATATCGCCACGGAGGCCACCCTGCGCCAGACCCTGCTGAAGGCGAACGCTATCGCATACTCCGACAGCGCCAGCGGGCGGTATGTGCAAACTCAGCTGTTTAAAAAACTGGGGATTGAAGAGCAGGTTGCGGGAAAAGCGCACAAGGTTGAGCGGATCCCGGTCGCGTCGGAAGTGGCAAAAGGGAAGTACAGCATCGGGCTCCAGCAGGTGAGCGAGCTGCTGCCTGTTCCGGGGATAACCTTTGTCGGCAAGCTCCCGGATAATCTGCAATACATTACCCGTTTTGCCGGTGCAGTGACGGCCCACGCGGATCATCCCTCAGAGGCAAAAGCGCTGCTGGATTACCTCGCGTCAGCCAGCGCGCGGGAGACGATAACCGCTACCGGGATGATCCCCGTCGCTACGCCGCGCGATAGCGCGCGGTAA
- a CDS encoding LysR family transcriptional regulator, whose protein sequence is MPVNFDLNDLYAFRALVEYGNFRIAAESICISQSALSRRIEKLEAAVGAKLFDRTTRRVTLTLFGQTFAERCGVLLENVESMLADIDKVSEERTGLITVATVPSAACHFMPEVIRQFHSRYPRVRIKLIDSSAGNVIEAVTSGQADFGICFARSLQPEIAFIPLVEDVYVAACRRDHPLAGRKNLTWQAFFQQDYISLDITSGNRNLLDQMLGHMKPERPGICETRHVTTMLGMVEAGIGIAAVPAMSMPNAEHSILTQIPLTEPEVKRTVGLIRRSGRIQSWIAAELETLITARYRAA, encoded by the coding sequence ATGCCCGTCAATTTCGACCTCAACGATCTTTACGCCTTCAGAGCCCTGGTGGAATACGGTAATTTCCGTATTGCGGCAGAATCTATCTGCATTTCTCAGTCTGCCTTAAGCCGCCGCATCGAAAAGCTGGAGGCGGCAGTGGGGGCCAAACTGTTCGACAGAACCACCCGGCGCGTGACGCTGACGCTCTTCGGGCAAACCTTTGCCGAGCGCTGTGGGGTGCTTCTGGAAAACGTGGAGTCGATGCTGGCCGATATCGACAAGGTGAGCGAGGAGCGCACCGGGCTGATCACCGTCGCCACTGTGCCTTCGGCTGCCTGTCATTTTATGCCCGAGGTTATCCGCCAGTTCCACAGCCGCTATCCACGCGTGCGCATTAAGCTTATCGACAGCAGCGCGGGGAATGTCATTGAGGCGGTGACCAGCGGTCAGGCGGATTTTGGTATCTGCTTTGCGAGAAGCCTGCAGCCGGAGATCGCGTTCATTCCGCTGGTGGAGGATGTGTACGTTGCCGCATGCCGTCGCGATCATCCGCTGGCGGGGCGTAAGAATCTGACCTGGCAGGCGTTTTTTCAGCAGGATTACATCAGCCTGGATATCACCTCCGGAAACCGCAACCTGCTCGACCAGATGCTCGGCCACATGAAGCCCGAGCGTCCGGGGATCTGTGAAACGCGCCACGTCACCACGATGCTGGGGATGGTGGAGGCGGGGATTGGCATTGCGGCCGTCCCCGCGATGTCAATGCCGAACGCTGAACATTCGATTCTGACGCAGATCCCGCTGACCGAACCCGAAGTCAAACGCACCGTCGGGCTGATTCGGCGCAGCGGGCGTATTCAGTCATGGATTGCCGCCGAGCTGGAAACGCTGATTACCGCGCGCTATCGCGCGGCGTAG
- a CDS encoding chemotaxis protein CheW, which translates to MTVATASKPTAADVTAQEYLVFRLGDEEYGIDILKVQEIRGCDRLTRIPNAPNFITGVTNLRGVIVPIVDLRVRFELPDPSQDDKTVVIVLNLNDRVVGIVVDGVADVLSIDVDNIKPTPDVASVLSGRYLLGLGVLDSRMIILVNIEKLLSREEMALVESAAESYIDEHCCA; encoded by the coding sequence ATGACTGTAGCAACCGCCAGTAAACCCACCGCCGCTGACGTTACCGCACAGGAGTACCTGGTATTCCGCCTGGGCGACGAAGAGTACGGCATTGATATTCTCAAAGTGCAGGAGATCCGCGGCTGCGACCGCCTGACGCGCATTCCGAACGCGCCGAACTTTATTACCGGCGTCACTAACCTGCGCGGCGTGATAGTGCCGATTGTGGATCTGCGCGTGCGCTTTGAACTGCCTGACCCGTCGCAGGACGACAAAACGGTGGTCATTGTGCTCAATCTGAATGACCGCGTGGTGGGCATTGTGGTTGACGGCGTGGCGGACGTGCTGTCGATTGACGTGGATAACATCAAGCCGACCCCGGACGTGGCCTCGGTACTCTCCGGCCGTTACCTGCTTGGGCTGGGGGTGCTCGACAGCCGAATGATTATTCTGGTGAATATTGAGAAGCTGCTGAGCCGCGAGGAGATGGCGCTGGTAGAGTCGGCGGCCGAGTCATACATCGACGAACACTGTTGCGCATAG
- a CDS encoding serine hydrolase domain-containing protein, producing MKIKTNRTLLAALVVSSLLSPAVMAACNGTDLTTCPAPFDAKLPDAHTMLTWSQSDRVVGFRNDYRNYAGDVFRHGNATPLLAADKPLTDARYQVNGKTWNLQDYLKRQNVSGMLVLKNGKVAYKYLGEGNTDSTLWTSRSVGKSVVSALVGVAIKEGKIRSLDDLITQYEPDLKATAWDGVTLKELTTHTSGVAWNEDYTDPKSDFAQLTQCEAKPGTYDCVRTLVKGLHREHPAGENWSYSSGGAWLLGDVLERATGMTLAAYLEKSIWQPYGMASDGVWHAYRKGQHDVGAHGFNATLEDWGRFGEFILHNGTLPSGKQILPDGWVKESADWTQATGSVSKAHPQGLYGYQWWNNEVPATATDVKPAVQDSLKDSLWALGIFGQMIMVNQKENLVIVQWSTWPQAEPSFSAQPLEASLMFSAIANALR from the coding sequence ATGAAAATCAAAACAAACCGCACGCTGCTCGCGGCGCTGGTTGTCAGCAGCCTGCTCTCGCCCGCCGTCATGGCGGCCTGCAACGGTACCGACCTCACTACCTGTCCGGCACCTTTCGATGCCAAACTGCCGGATGCGCATACCATGCTGACCTGGAGCCAGTCCGACCGCGTCGTGGGCTTTCGTAATGACTACCGCAACTATGCGGGAGACGTGTTCCGCCACGGCAACGCTACGCCGCTGCTGGCGGCAGACAAACCGCTCACCGATGCCCGCTACCAGGTTAACGGCAAGACCTGGAACCTTCAGGATTACCTGAAACGCCAGAACGTCAGCGGTATGCTGGTGCTGAAGAACGGCAAAGTGGCCTATAAATATCTGGGTGAAGGCAATACCGACTCCACGCTCTGGACCTCACGTTCCGTGGGCAAATCCGTGGTCTCGGCGCTGGTTGGGGTCGCGATCAAAGAGGGCAAAATTCGCTCCCTTGATGACCTCATCACCCAATACGAACCGGATTTGAAAGCCACCGCATGGGACGGCGTGACGCTGAAAGAGCTCACCACCCACACCTCCGGCGTGGCGTGGAATGAAGACTATACCGACCCGAAATCGGACTTCGCTCAGCTGACCCAATGTGAAGCGAAACCGGGAACCTATGACTGCGTGCGCACGCTGGTGAAAGGGTTACATCGCGAACACCCGGCGGGCGAAAACTGGTCATACTCCTCGGGCGGCGCATGGCTACTGGGTGACGTGCTTGAACGCGCCACCGGCATGACGCTTGCGGCGTATCTGGAGAAAAGCATCTGGCAACCCTACGGGATGGCGAGCGACGGCGTATGGCATGCCTACCGCAAGGGCCAGCACGACGTCGGCGCCCACGGCTTTAACGCCACGCTGGAAGACTGGGGCCGCTTCGGGGAATTTATCCTGCATAACGGTACGCTTCCCTCAGGCAAACAGATCCTGCCTGACGGCTGGGTGAAGGAGTCCGCAGACTGGACGCAGGCAACGGGATCGGTGTCGAAGGCGCACCCGCAAGGGTTGTACGGCTATCAGTGGTGGAACAACGAGGTGCCCGCTACGGCCACAGACGTTAAGCCAGCGGTGCAGGACTCCCTGAAAGATTCACTGTGGGCGCTGGGGATTTTTGGCCAGATGATTATGGTGAATCAAAAGGAAAACCTGGTGATCGTCCAGTGGTCCACCTGGCCGCAGGCGGAACCGTCATTCAGCGCCCAGCCGCTGGAAGCGTCGCTGATGTTTAGCGCGATAGCGAACGCGCTACGCTGA
- the motB gene encoding flagellar motor protein MotB, with translation MKNVTPVIISRKRKKKKHAHHGGTWKIAYADFMTAMMAFFLVMWLLSQSTDMERELIADYFRMPLKPSMANGDKTSLSDSVIPGGGDDILKRQGEVFKGQINAIDKHKRFESLKQAKEKLQKMIETDPRLNNFKSNILLNLTNDGLLIQITDSQDRPMFRVGSELPESYMNGILQALVPLLQELPNALSLTGHTDSLPYAGGDGGYSNWELSAGRANAARRVLVRGGLSDERFLRVIGTASRMPLDNSSPESAVNRRISILVLSRAKEQEIRLEDTHAQRADGVLNDINLQNVQGYTDGHE, from the coding sequence ATGAAGAACGTCACGCCTGTCATCATTTCACGTAAGCGCAAAAAGAAGAAACATGCCCATCACGGCGGGACGTGGAAGATTGCCTATGCCGATTTTATGACCGCGATGATGGCCTTCTTTCTGGTCATGTGGCTGCTTTCCCAGTCCACGGACATGGAAAGAGAGCTGATTGCGGATTACTTCCGTATGCCGCTTAAGCCGTCGATGGCGAACGGTGATAAAACCAGCCTCAGCGACAGCGTCATCCCCGGGGGTGGGGATGACATCCTCAAGCGGCAGGGCGAAGTATTCAAAGGGCAAATCAACGCGATTGACAAGCACAAGCGCTTTGAAAGCCTGAAGCAGGCGAAAGAGAAGCTGCAGAAGATGATCGAAACCGATCCCCGGCTGAATAACTTTAAATCCAACATTCTGCTGAACCTCACGAACGACGGCCTGCTGATCCAGATCACCGACTCGCAGGACCGCCCGATGTTCCGCGTCGGTAGCGAACTGCCGGAGTCCTATATGAACGGCATTCTGCAGGCCCTGGTGCCGCTGCTTCAGGAGTTGCCCAACGCGCTGAGCCTGACGGGGCATACCGACTCGCTGCCGTATGCCGGGGGCGATGGCGGCTACAGCAACTGGGAGCTTTCCGCCGGGCGCGCCAACGCCGCCCGTCGGGTGCTGGTCCGCGGTGGGCTAAGCGATGAGCGCTTTTTACGCGTGATCGGCACCGCCAGCCGGATGCCGCTGGACAACTCGTCGCCTGAGAGTGCCGTCAACCGCCGCATCAGCATTCTGGTCCTTAGTCGCGCGAAAGAGCAGGAGATCCGCCTGGAGGATACTCATGCCCAGCGCGCAGACGGCGTGCTGAACGATATCAATCTGCAAAACGTGCAGGGTTATACCGATGGACATGAATGA
- a CDS encoding MFS transporter codes for MISSTPPATVRARAGAILRVTSGNFLEQFDFFLFGFYATYIAHTFFPASSEFASLMMTFAVFGAGFLMRPIGAIMLGAYIDKVGRRKGLIVTLSIMAAGTFLIVLIPSYESIGLWAPLLVLIGRLLQGFSAGAELGGVSVYLAEIATPGRKGFYTSWQSGSQQVAIMVAAAMGFALNALMEESAIREWGWRIPFLFGCLIVPFIFILRRRLEETEAFRARRHTLAMRQVFTTLLANWPVVVAGMLMVAMTTTAFYLITVYAPTFGKKVLMLSASDSLLVTLLVAISNFIWLPVGGALSDRFGRKPVLIAMTLLALATSYPALTLLAQSPSFSMMLSVLLWLSFLYGLYNGAMIPALTEIMPVEVRVAGFSLAYSLATAVFGGFTPVISTALIEYTGDKASPGYWMSFAAVCAMLATLYLYRRSALHLQTAR; via the coding sequence ATGATTTCCTCAACCCCACCTGCAACCGTTCGCGCAAGAGCGGGCGCGATACTTCGCGTCACCTCCGGCAACTTCCTTGAGCAATTCGATTTTTTCCTGTTCGGGTTTTATGCCACCTACATTGCGCATACCTTCTTCCCGGCGAGCAGTGAATTTGCCTCGCTGATGATGACCTTCGCCGTCTTCGGCGCGGGCTTTTTGATGCGCCCCATCGGGGCAATCATGCTCGGCGCGTATATTGATAAGGTTGGCCGCCGCAAAGGGCTGATCGTCACGCTGTCGATTATGGCGGCGGGAACCTTCCTGATCGTGCTGATCCCCTCCTATGAGAGCATCGGCCTGTGGGCGCCGCTGCTGGTGCTGATAGGGCGCTTGCTGCAGGGCTTTTCCGCCGGGGCGGAGCTTGGCGGGGTGTCGGTCTATCTGGCGGAAATCGCCACGCCGGGCCGCAAGGGCTTTTATACCAGCTGGCAGTCCGGCAGCCAGCAGGTGGCGATTATGGTGGCGGCGGCAATGGGCTTTGCCCTGAACGCACTGATGGAAGAGAGTGCCATCCGCGAATGGGGCTGGCGCATTCCGTTCCTGTTTGGCTGCTTAATCGTGCCGTTTATTTTTATCCTGCGCCGCAGGCTTGAAGAGACGGAAGCGTTTCGCGCGCGCCGCCACACGCTGGCGATGCGTCAGGTCTTTACCACCCTGCTGGCGAACTGGCCGGTTGTGGTTGCAGGCATGCTGATGGTGGCGATGACCACCACCGCGTTCTATCTGATCACCGTCTACGCGCCGACCTTCGGCAAAAAAGTGCTGATGCTGAGCGCCTCTGACAGCCTGCTGGTCACGCTGCTGGTGGCGATCTCTAACTTTATCTGGCTGCCGGTGGGCGGCGCGCTGTCGGACCGCTTCGGACGCAAACCGGTACTGATTGCCATGACGCTTCTGGCGCTGGCGACCAGCTACCCGGCGCTGACGCTGCTGGCGCAGTCCCCAAGCTTCTCCATGATGCTGAGCGTGCTGCTGTGGCTCTCTTTCCTGTACGGCCTGTATAACGGCGCGATGATCCCGGCGCTGACGGAGATCATGCCCGTTGAAGTGCGCGTGGCCGGTTTCTCGCTGGCGTACAGCCTCGCTACCGCTGTCTTCGGCGGGTTTACGCCGGTCATTTCGACGGCGCTGATTGAGTACACCGGTGACAAAGCCTCCCCGGGGTACTGGATGAGCTTCGCGGCGGTCTGCGCCATGCTGGCAACGCTCTATCTCTACCGTCGCAGCGCGCTGCATCTGCAAACAGCCCGTTAA
- the motA gene encoding flagellar motor stator protein MotA encodes MLVIVGYLVVILTVFGGFILSGGNLMALFQPLELLIIGGAGVGAFIVGNNVKSLKATGKALVKVFVGKRYNKAVYMDLMALMFLLLSQSRVHGLMSLEKDIEDPQNSDIFSAYPRLMSDPMLANFILDYFRLMIGGSMNSHEIEALMDEEIETCEEELEVPAHSLNTVGDAFPAFGIVAAVMGVVNALGSADRPAAELGMLIGHALVGTFLGILIAYGFVLPLATLLRQKSSDQVKILQCIKVTLLSSLNGYAPQIAVEFGRKTIFTSERPSFEELEEHVREVKSNATLKTKASDSAA; translated from the coding sequence GTGTTAGTTATTGTTGGCTATCTTGTTGTCATACTGACCGTTTTTGGTGGCTTTATTCTGTCCGGCGGTAATCTGATGGCGCTGTTTCAGCCGCTGGAGCTGCTGATTATCGGCGGTGCTGGCGTCGGGGCGTTCATTGTCGGTAACAACGTGAAATCCCTAAAGGCCACCGGAAAAGCGCTGGTGAAAGTCTTCGTGGGCAAGCGCTATAACAAAGCGGTCTATATGGACCTGATGGCGCTGATGTTCCTGCTGCTGTCGCAAAGCCGTGTTCACGGGCTGATGTCGCTGGAAAAGGATATCGAAGATCCGCAGAACAGCGATATTTTTAGCGCCTATCCCCGCCTGATGAGCGACCCGATGCTCGCCAACTTTATCCTCGACTACTTCCGCCTGATGATTGGCGGCAGCATGAATTCTCATGAAATCGAAGCCCTGATGGATGAAGAGATTGAAACCTGCGAAGAAGAGCTGGAAGTGCCGGCCCACAGTCTGAATACCGTAGGCGATGCGTTTCCGGCCTTCGGTATTGTGGCGGCGGTGATGGGGGTGGTGAATGCGCTGGGTTCTGCTGACCGCCCGGCCGCCGAGCTGGGGATGCTGATTGGTCACGCGCTGGTGGGCACCTTCCTCGGTATTCTTATTGCCTATGGTTTTGTTTTGCCGCTGGCGACGCTGCTGCGTCAGAAAAGCTCCGATCAGGTCAAAATTTTGCAGTGCATCAAGGTGACGCTGCTCTCCAGCCTGAACGGCTACGCCCCGCAGATTGCGGTGGAGTTTGGCCGTAAAACCATCTTTACCAGCGAACGTCCGTCGTTTGAAGAGCTGGAAGAGCACGTGCGCGAGGTCAAATCTAACGCCACGCTGAAAACCAAAGCCTCGGACAGCGCCGCATGA
- the fliA gene encoding RNA polymerase sigma factor FliA — MDGIYTAEGLEDKSVVWSKYHYLVRQEALRLHKRLPASVELDDLIQAGSIGFLSAVESFDPKKGVTLTAWITQRVKWALLDELRESDWVPRRVRTHTREIVAIIQQIEQEKGGEATEAEIAERMGVPLQEFQQMLADNNTSQMYSVDELQENYADSWETSGDDHEQLNPLNDTIKENLMEQIAGHIQFIPEREQQLLQLYYLQDVNMKEIGLILGITETRVSQLHSLAVKRLRSRMESA; from the coding sequence GTGGATGGTATTTACACGGCCGAAGGGCTGGAAGATAAATCGGTAGTCTGGTCTAAATATCACTATCTGGTGCGGCAGGAAGCGTTGCGGTTACATAAGCGGCTTCCTGCCAGCGTCGAGCTGGATGATTTAATTCAGGCGGGTTCGATTGGTTTTTTAAGCGCAGTCGAAAGCTTTGACCCGAAAAAAGGGGTGACGCTCACCGCGTGGATCACCCAGCGGGTAAAATGGGCATTATTAGATGAGCTGAGGGAAAGCGACTGGGTTCCGCGGCGGGTACGAACCCATACGCGTGAAATTGTCGCCATTATTCAGCAAATAGAGCAGGAAAAAGGTGGGGAAGCGACGGAAGCTGAAATTGCGGAGCGCATGGGCGTGCCATTGCAGGAATTTCAGCAGATGCTGGCGGATAATAATACCAGCCAGATGTACTCGGTTGACGAGTTGCAGGAAAATTATGCTGATAGCTGGGAAACGAGCGGTGACGATCATGAGCAGCTTAATCCGCTAAATGACACCATCAAGGAAAATTTGATGGAGCAGATCGCCGGGCATATTCAGTTCATCCCCGAGAGAGAGCAGCAATTACTGCAGCTTTATTATCTTCAGGATGTGAATATGAAAGAGATTGGGCTGATTTTAGGGATTACGGAAACACGCGTGAGTCAGTTGCACAGTCTGGCGGTTAAAAGGTTACGCAGTCGAATGGAATCGGCGTAG
- the flhC gene encoding flagellar transcriptional regulator FlhC codes for MCGEKSLLQEIDEVNIAMGLISLGARMQVLESETSLSRRRLLRLYKELRGCPPPKGMLPFSEDWFMSWEQNIHSSMFYNIYLYLKKTEQGRSIEMLMKTYRLYLEQCSTCADEKPVLGLTRAWTLLRFIDCGIISRKACSVCGGGFVVTTEFIKNPFTCSLCSPPSRALKKSQVNNTGLLRNAISPEIMTA; via the coding sequence ATGTGTGGTGAAAAAAGTCTGCTGCAGGAAATTGATGAGGTCAACATTGCCATGGGCTTAATTTCCCTTGGCGCAAGAATGCAGGTACTGGAGTCGGAAACGTCGCTGAGCCGTCGTCGTCTGCTTCGTTTATACAAAGAATTACGCGGCTGCCCACCGCCGAAAGGCATGCTGCCGTTTTCCGAAGACTGGTTTATGTCGTGGGAACAGAATATTCATTCTTCTATGTTCTACAACATTTACCTCTATTTAAAAAAGACCGAGCAGGGTCGCTCGATTGAAATGTTGATGAAGACCTATCGTCTTTATCTGGAGCAGTGCAGTACCTGTGCTGATGAGAAGCCGGTACTGGGGCTGACGCGTGCCTGGACATTATTACGTTTTATCGACTGCGGCATTATTTCGCGTAAAGCCTGCAGCGTGTGTGGCGGAGGTTTTGTCGTCACCACCGAGTTTATTAAAAACCCATTTACCTGCAGCTTGTGCAGCCCGCCGTCGCGTGCGCTGAAGAAATCCCAGGTGAATAACACCGGATTGTTAAGGAACGCGATCTCGCCAGAAATCATGACGGCGTAA
- the cheA gene encoding chemotaxis protein CheA, whose product MDMNDFSQIFFTEAEELLAEMEQLLLQLDVAAPDLEQLNAIFRAAHSLKGGAATFGFSALQETTHLLENLLDQARAGERALSRSIINLFLECKDIMQAQLEAYQSSQEPDEARYRYICEALREIALEGQQPAPPAATPESAAPQPVSAAQETETSLVVTLHNVGEREQTMLRDELTNMGEITHVETTPDSMTVTLLTTASGDDITAVLCFVLDSKQIEVNPAEPLTAPAPEPEQKPAAAPEAVAKKASPASRAANQESGSIRVAVSKVDQIINQVGELIITQAMLSQLSRTLDPASYDLLSGCVAQMERNTRELQESVMSIRMMPMDYVFSRFPRLVHDLGSRLNKEVELTLKGGSAELDKSLIERIIDPLTHLVRNSLDHGIEEKEARVAKGKPVTGNLMLSAEHHGGNIVIEVSDDGAGLNREKILAKARSQGMAISDTMSDDDVWMLIFAAGFSTAESVTDVSGRGVGMDVVRRNILAMGGHVDVLSTPGAGTTIRIILPLTLAILDGMLVKVGDEIYVLPLGAVMESLRPTDEMLCRFVGEERLLQVRGEYLPLVLLRQRLSVAGEAPADDGIVVIVQSAGCRYALWVDQLIGQQQVVVKNLEHNYRKVPGVSAATILGDGSVALILDVVELSTLNVPQPQREGVIA is encoded by the coding sequence ATGGACATGAATGATTTTTCGCAGATTTTTTTTACCGAGGCGGAAGAGCTGCTGGCCGAAATGGAACAGCTGCTGCTGCAGCTTGACGTCGCGGCGCCGGACCTGGAGCAGCTGAACGCCATCTTTCGCGCGGCTCACTCGCTGAAAGGGGGCGCGGCCACCTTTGGCTTCAGTGCTTTACAGGAGACAACTCACCTGCTGGAAAATCTCCTCGATCAGGCGCGGGCAGGGGAGAGGGCGCTCAGTCGGTCAATCATCAACCTTTTTCTGGAATGTAAGGACATTATGCAAGCGCAGCTGGAAGCCTATCAGTCTTCGCAGGAGCCTGATGAAGCCCGTTATCGCTATATCTGTGAAGCCCTGAGGGAGATTGCCCTTGAGGGCCAACAGCCCGCGCCGCCAGCGGCAACCCCTGAATCCGCAGCACCGCAGCCCGTCAGCGCGGCGCAGGAGACGGAAACCTCGCTGGTGGTGACCCTGCATAACGTCGGGGAGCGCGAGCAGACGATGCTGCGCGACGAGCTGACCAATATGGGCGAGATTACGCACGTCGAGACGACGCCGGACAGCATGACGGTCACGCTGCTGACCACCGCCTCGGGGGACGATATCACCGCCGTACTCTGCTTTGTACTCGACAGTAAGCAAATTGAGGTGAACCCCGCAGAGCCCCTGACCGCACCTGCGCCAGAGCCGGAGCAAAAACCGGCTGCCGCGCCGGAGGCCGTCGCCAAAAAAGCGTCGCCAGCCTCGCGGGCGGCGAATCAGGAGTCGGGCAGCATTCGCGTGGCGGTGAGCAAAGTTGACCAGATCATCAACCAGGTCGGCGAGCTGATCATCACTCAGGCGATGCTCTCCCAGCTGTCGAGAACCCTCGACCCGGCCAGCTACGATCTGCTGTCCGGCTGCGTGGCGCAGATGGAGCGCAACACCCGCGAGCTGCAGGAGTCGGTAATGTCCATTCGTATGATGCCGATGGATTACGTCTTTAGCCGCTTCCCGCGGCTGGTGCACGACCTGGGCTCCCGTCTCAATAAAGAGGTCGAACTGACGCTCAAAGGCGGGTCCGCCGAGCTGGATAAGAGCCTGATCGAGCGCATTATCGACCCGCTTACCCACCTGGTGCGTAACAGCCTCGACCACGGTATTGAAGAGAAAGAGGCGCGCGTTGCCAAAGGGAAACCGGTGACCGGAAACCTGATGCTCTCCGCTGAGCACCACGGCGGCAATATTGTGATTGAAGTCAGCGACGATGGGGCTGGCCTTAACCGGGAAAAAATCCTCGCCAAAGCCCGTTCGCAGGGGATGGCCATCAGCGACACCATGAGCGATGACGACGTGTGGATGCTGATCTTCGCCGCCGGTTTTTCCACCGCCGAGAGCGTGACGGACGTGTCCGGGCGCGGCGTGGGCATGGACGTGGTCCGACGCAATATTCTGGCGATGGGCGGCCACGTGGACGTGCTCTCAACGCCCGGTGCCGGAACGACTATCCGCATTATCCTGCCGCTGACGCTGGCGATCCTCGACGGCATGCTGGTGAAGGTGGGGGACGAGATTTACGTTCTGCCGCTGGGCGCGGTGATGGAATCGCTGCGCCCAACCGACGAGATGCTGTGCCGCTTTGTGGGTGAAGAGCGGCTGCTGCAGGTGCGCGGTGAATATCTGCCGCTGGTGCTGCTGCGCCAGCGCCTCTCGGTGGCGGGCGAAGCGCCTGCCGACGACGGTATTGTGGTTATCGTGCAAAGCGCGGGCTGCCGCTATGCGCTGTGGGTCGATCAGCTTATCGGCCAGCAGCAGGTGGTGGTGAAGAATCTTGAACATAACTACCGCAAAGTGCCTGGCGTCTCCGCGGCGACCATCCTCGGAGATGGCAGCGTGGCGCTGATCCTTGATGTGGTTGAGCTGTCGACGCTCAACGTTCCACAACCCCAGAGGGAGGGGGTAATAGCATGA
- the flhD gene encoding flagellar transcriptional regulator FlhD — protein sequence MSNFDEYLQTIHDINLSYLLLAQQLIRQDKFAAGFRLGLSEGTIDNLKELSLPQLMKLAATNQLICRLRVDDEVVIENLTKDSRIEALQQIHTGIILSTNLLNALSEEEAITAEGA from the coding sequence GTGTCTAATTTTGACGAGTACCTGCAGACTATTCATGATATTAACCTGTCCTATCTTCTGCTGGCCCAGCAGCTGATCCGCCAGGATAAATTTGCGGCGGGTTTTCGCCTTGGATTGTCTGAAGGGACAATTGATAACCTGAAAGAACTGTCGTTACCGCAGTTAATGAAGCTGGCGGCCACCAATCAGCTTATTTGTCGCTTGCGCGTTGACGATGAAGTGGTGATTGAAAATCTGACCAAAGATTCACGTATTGAAGCACTGCAGCAAATTCATACCGGCATTATTTTGTCGACCAATCTTCTTAACGCCTTAAGCGAAGAAGAAGCCATTACCGCTGAGGGGGCATAA